In one window of Pseudoalteromonas espejiana DSM 9414 DNA:
- the recD gene encoding exodeoxyribonuclease V subunit alpha codes for MSDYPQQQSLFDEPSAPLYPLNTIELLDYLLEQNRIRMVDVKLASMLCDNQQKEVFYIVLLLCLAQQSQHSCLTLREVDWQNPFNLRQSDFTKNEGNIPTTASPFNEGFCATDALNLLANHNSVGPSKPLQLFNERLYFSRLADYENTLATRLLAMSERQLNINTTLLSELLSEYFPANPAIDTDWQKVACAIAATKGFSVITGGPGTGKTTTVTKLLAILQSLYKTAPLSIKLVAPTGKAAARLSESILGAKDKLSVISEDLKALIPDSAQTIHRLLGVKPFTNKFKHNSANPLHLDVLIIDEASMVDLSLMAKLIEALPAHARLILLGDKDQLASVDTGSVMSDLCQGLTLGKTPSYSKARCDELNALCFNNTPKLVASTHSDFKLADCIAFLQHSYRFDAQSGIGQLALAVNTNNSGVLKFVEQESIEGRFNDVILDYDFVAKPIEKLVKNAATHYAHYLNLITQGASVAQVHEAFTQYQLLAAVREGDYGVNSLNSRIERALGQQGLISVSPNQRHYIGMPIMVSQNDYQLKLFNGDIGILMLDASGQLKALFIDEQGNERAFSPARLPAHDKVYVMTIHKSQGSEFSYTAMVLPPLKQASMGINRQLVYTGITRAKNTFELVADKKVLQLAMNKSVSRASGLYERLKH; via the coding sequence ATGAGCGACTACCCGCAGCAACAAAGCTTATTTGATGAGCCATCAGCGCCACTGTATCCTTTAAATACCATTGAGCTACTTGATTATTTACTTGAACAAAACCGCATTAGAATGGTGGATGTAAAACTTGCGAGTATGCTTTGCGATAACCAGCAAAAGGAGGTGTTTTATATCGTATTACTGCTGTGTTTGGCTCAGCAAAGCCAACATAGCTGTTTAACATTACGTGAGGTAGATTGGCAAAACCCGTTTAATTTACGCCAAAGCGACTTTACTAAAAATGAAGGCAACATCCCAACAACTGCCAGCCCTTTTAATGAAGGCTTTTGTGCTACCGATGCACTTAACTTATTAGCTAATCATAATAGTGTAGGGCCTAGCAAGCCGCTCCAATTATTTAATGAACGGCTTTATTTTTCGCGCCTTGCTGATTACGAAAATACCCTTGCAACGCGTTTACTTGCAATGAGTGAGCGCCAGTTAAATATAAATACAACACTGCTCAGTGAGCTTCTTAGCGAATACTTCCCAGCCAATCCCGCAATAGACACCGATTGGCAAAAAGTAGCTTGTGCTATTGCCGCAACAAAGGGCTTTAGTGTGATCACCGGCGGGCCAGGCACAGGAAAAACAACCACAGTCACTAAGCTATTGGCTATTTTACAATCTCTTTATAAAACGGCGCCGTTAAGTATTAAGCTTGTGGCACCTACAGGTAAAGCGGCTGCTAGGCTAAGTGAGTCAATATTAGGAGCTAAAGATAAGCTCTCTGTGATATCTGAAGATTTAAAAGCCTTGATCCCCGATAGCGCGCAAACAATTCACCGCTTATTAGGGGTTAAGCCATTTACCAATAAATTTAAGCACAATAGCGCCAACCCTCTGCACTTAGATGTGCTGATAATAGATGAAGCCAGCATGGTCGATTTATCGCTCATGGCTAAATTAATAGAGGCATTACCAGCACATGCGCGGCTTATATTATTGGGCGATAAAGACCAACTTGCCTCGGTAGATACCGGCAGTGTAATGAGCGATTTATGCCAAGGTTTAACACTTGGAAAAACACCAAGCTACTCAAAAGCGCGGTGCGATGAGCTCAATGCTTTATGTTTTAATAACACGCCTAAATTAGTGGCCAGTACTCATAGCGACTTTAAACTTGCTGATTGCATTGCGTTTTTGCAGCACAGTTATCGGTTTGATGCACAAAGTGGTATTGGTCAACTTGCCCTTGCAGTTAACACCAACAACAGTGGTGTTTTAAAATTTGTAGAGCAAGAAAGTATTGAGGGGCGCTTTAACGATGTGATTTTAGATTACGACTTTGTAGCTAAACCGATTGAAAAGCTTGTTAAAAATGCCGCGACTCACTACGCACACTACTTAAACTTAATTACCCAAGGAGCAAGTGTTGCACAAGTGCATGAAGCGTTCACTCAATACCAATTACTTGCAGCAGTACGCGAGGGTGATTACGGCGTAAATAGCTTAAATAGCCGAATTGAACGCGCCTTAGGGCAACAAGGTTTAATATCGGTGAGCCCTAATCAGCGCCATTACATTGGTATGCCTATTATGGTGAGCCAAAACGATTACCAGCTTAAACTTTTTAATGGAGATATAGGCATTTTAATGCTTGATGCCAGCGGGCAATTAAAAGCGTTATTTATTGACGAACAAGGCAATGAAAGAGCGTTTTCGCCTGCGCGTTTACCCGCACACGATAAAGTGTATGTAATGACTATACATAAATCGCAAGGCTCAGAGTTTAGCTACACAGCCATGGTACTACCGCCTTTAAAACAAGCCAGTATGGGTATAAATCGCCAATTAGTGTACACCGGTATAACCCGCGCTAAAAACACCTTTGAGCTGGTGGCCGATAAAAAAGTGTTGCAGTTGGCCATGAATAAAAGCGTATCAAGAGCCTCTGGTTTGTATGAAAGGTTAAAACACTAA